ACTGAGCGGGCACCAGCCCCGGACGAGGAGCGCCAGCCCGAGGCTCCGGCAGCAGTTCAGGACCCGCCTACCCCCTTCGATCTCACCAAGCGCCTGCCCAACTCCTGGAAGCGTCGGCCCATCACCTTCGTATATACCTACACCATCTACAATCGCCGCAGCGACTAGATATCCATCCCCGGCCCGGCACGGGTGAACGTCACCGCCGCGACTGGCACACCCCCCGCAGCAGCTGCGGCCGCGGCACAGGCAGCGATGGTGGCGCCCGTAGTGCACACGTCGTCCACCAGGAGCAACGCCTGTTCCCGCATGCGCGCATGGGCACGGAAGGCTCCCTCCATGTTGCCTTTCCTCTCCGCCACCGATAACCCCACCTGCGGCGAAGTATCACGCACCCTAACCAGGCAATCACCTACCAGGGGAAGTCGGAGGTGGGCCGTCAGCCCTCGCGCCAGAAGCTCCGCTTGATTGAACCCCCGCTCCCGCTGCCGACTCCGATGCAGGGGCACCGGGATCACCCAGTCCACCTTCGCTGCCGTCGAACCGAGACAGCCGACCATCTCCGCCGCCATGGGCTCGGCCAGCACCCGTTTCCCTTCGTACTTGAGGGCATGGACGGCCCGGCGCGCCAGTCCCTGGTGCAGGCTGACTGAGTACACCGGGAGCAGCCACGTCCTCT
The nucleotide sequence above comes from Anaerolineae bacterium. Encoded proteins:
- a CDS encoding ComF family protein encodes the protein MVSVHVGERTWLLPVYSVSLHQGLARRAVHALKYEGKRVLAEPMAAEMVGCLGSTAAKVDWVIPVPLHRSRQRERGFNQAELLARGLTAHLRLPLVGDCLVRVRDTSPQVGLSVAERKGNMEGAFRAHARMREQALLLVDDVCTTGATIAACAAAAAAAGGVPVAAVTFTRAGPGMDI